In Polaribacter sp. Hel_I_88, the following proteins share a genomic window:
- a CDS encoding Ig-like domain-containing protein, protein MKKIITFLILFLSILCLNAQNWQSVGDLNTGIIPPFSSYANPNLVIDKTGTNYVVYNEFGKTIIKKFNGEFWENVDGFNNNGSRPKIATDNDGNLYVSYFLNGQINVEKFDGTNWYNLNFSNTNTNSQYDFEVTKYGVPYLLTGLNVYRYYNNVWTLVGRPIYNRDSQPLGIDVDMKLISYAETSTGILVVTVENEKILYRTVGDSFDNSIFNAFRYQEFDFGLEGSKRKPTLVTINSQSSYIAFEHTPSEVGFGHLRYVYVGKTADNKIIENNFSSKGRTSNFDLIIDESNDLYFCMSRAFLSPIIFKSNLQKTKFEVFSGIPNSEPEDAIDLFPKIRLNPQNELYLLFSDKSKEGRLSILKNEENIKPTIIDFFPKNNQKEVLLPQALQLKFNETVLKNSGNITITDTENNSVFETINVNSNNVSVTNGIVTIKSSQNFEFNKTYSVTIDENTFKDAQGLSYDGISNLSMWNFSTIVVSPSGNSTDLKLWLKADKGLSLSNENTVISWQDQSFNNFFAEALVPPLKMENSINNNPTVKFNGESSVLKIGASVLGTKTYSDVWVYALVKNDNKDESNTLFSEMMEENEQFSSKLPHSDGKVYFDFAKPALGGIFSNDTLIKLNQPTLWTLSTSTSKDTPSGFRREISKNGERIANDDINISSNFKTGSNGNFYLGAQNEVDFTTNYFGGEIAELIIYGVKPTAIEQQKIQSYLAIKYGLTLDAKDNSSKYIEGNYLDSEGNLIWNSEENSQFHNDITVIAKDDASELYQHKSKSINKDAVLTIESTTDIEQDKSSLAIGSNGLDLVLTRENSIKGYKTSDRIWKFQKKGIVNEINLSFNILDNSGLLNDYELIINSNEPIFSLSNQTAILASSISETEISFTNVMLPNSGYFVIREYQNPPNILELLPSNNKIEVSLEKNLEILFSKNVFKNNGNITIYNSEDDSVFEEINVNSNNITIEGNKVVINPVLNFEYSKTYYLLLDEGVFIDSNNENFQGVLESDFWSFSSKIFAPSGNNNGLLLWLKANDGIDKNSNNEVLSWSDKSVNKSKATPVGLPKIIENDVNFNPSLVINTNNAVEILEGIFKTNNYSDIWIYTVANPKTIKAATLFNENLLENENLFLEFPTSEGSINFNYGSDSSIASNSGSVPINEPSIWTISSTTNTNTPSKFRKSISRNGFYIAFSNNDNSTNFKTGNNNDFSIGFKREEDVLEQFFDGTLSELIIYTQKPSAQEQQKIETYLAIKYGITLQILDSNNSIVEGNYVNSDNEVIWDYELNKEYHNDILAVTKDTVSNFNQFKSKSINTSAILTLETYSKIKNDKSAVVIGNNNKPVFFSSNNSKLSYKTLDRIWKTQTIGSVGDVELSFNIPNNSGVLSDYKLLVNKENTNFAIDLVSYEAVDISDNKVSFSVTLDSETYFTLEEFQNPPTVVSISPESSSNDVAPNSSFNILFNEEVKKGDGFISIFNSKDEFLIEEIDVLSSNVSVLGKSVNIKPKKILDYNKNYYVVVDRGSFKDLNDVDFEGLLKEFDWNFSTELNIAPSFVSEPLISIEENREYVYNIKVNDEDFDFVGVSAEALPTWLSLEKDFNLTTLAGYAPGFENDIGANAKFLSPKSIAISRDGNIFVVDNNNSIRRIDANANVTTYAGKNSPGFKDGNANDAQFNSPQAITVGRDGSIYIADTNNHLIRKVTKDKKVITLTENNNPNESIFNFPKGIAVDSDNNVYVSDTGNHSIKKITTDGNVITIAGSGSSGSIDGEGTNAEFNSPGGIAIDFFGNIYVADTGNNKIRKIDKNNNVITIAGSVESGYKDDEGINASFNRPNSLIVNLNNEVYVVDSGNNKIRKIDNNNNNNVTTMSLNITFLEEDLSNPSSIAIGVNGAFFVADSNNHTIRSISENYFLEGIPDSTSSLNNNITLLATDYKGESIAQNFSIEVIKDETEPLVEFLSPTINDKNVISTNELIIGFNENVIKQNGNITLFEITESKNIEVEKIAVSAANVKITGMFVNIKLTNKLKLDTEYFITIDPNTFTNLSKISFPGIESDVWKFKTQTLISPTFISTPKLSALVDEEYLYEVDLEHPVKGLVSVTSNNLPDWLSIENNYKAQTIAEAGSSGSINSTSANATFILPSGIAIDKNGIIYVMDTYARNIRRIYTNETVDVFVGDGLFGDKDGIGIEASFSFPLDIGFGVDNILYCVDFFTGKLKKISLEGKVTTFVEGLDRPGAITIANDGVIYIAEFDKITKIYLDGSKEILVSNITDIEDLAVDSNGLIYAIDRLNDRILKITADGQVSVFAGRGTFGDEDGKGIEAAFSSPKSIFITSDNTIYVADTGNQKIKTITTDGVVSSLTNSLSTDFIRDFTLNSKGDFLFIDNKIIKKLERKIILKGLPSVDNIGSYDIVLNAKGLNGGESNQEFVINVEEVLSLNDEFLKDVLIYPNPTKDQLNVIIPNSIELNSTLLFDINGRLVKSFKSVYKHISLADVKAGIYLLKIETSKGILIKKITKI, encoded by the coding sequence ATGAAAAAAATAATTACATTTCTAATTTTATTTTTGTCTATTCTTTGTTTAAACGCTCAAAATTGGCAATCTGTTGGTGATTTAAATACAGGTATAATACCACCTTTTTCCTCTTATGCTAACCCAAATTTAGTAATTGATAAAACAGGAACAAACTATGTTGTTTACAATGAGTTTGGTAAGACTATTATTAAAAAATTTAATGGAGAGTTTTGGGAGAATGTAGATGGTTTTAATAATAATGGATCTAGACCTAAAATAGCAACTGATAACGATGGTAATTTATATGTTTCCTATTTTTTAAATGGACAGATAAATGTAGAAAAATTTGACGGCACAAATTGGTACAATCTAAATTTTTCAAACACTAATACTAATTCTCAATATGATTTTGAGGTTACCAAATATGGTGTGCCTTATTTATTGACAGGTTTAAATGTTTACAGATATTATAATAATGTTTGGACTTTGGTGGGGCGTCCAATCTATAATAGGGATAGCCAGCCTTTAGGAATAGATGTTGATATGAAACTTATTTCATATGCTGAAACTTCAACTGGTATTTTGGTAGTAACAGTTGAAAACGAAAAAATTCTCTATAGGACTGTAGGAGATTCTTTTGATAACTCAATTTTTAATGCTTTTAGGTATCAAGAATTTGACTTTGGTTTAGAAGGTTCTAAAAGGAAACCAACATTAGTTACCATTAATTCACAATCAAGTTATATAGCTTTTGAGCACACACCTTCGGAGGTTGGTTTTGGTCATTTAAGATATGTTTATGTAGGTAAAACTGCTGATAATAAAATAATTGAGAATAATTTTTCGTCTAAAGGAAGAACTTCAAACTTTGACTTAATAATTGATGAAAGTAATGATTTGTATTTTTGTATGTCTAGAGCATTCCTCTCACCTATAATTTTTAAGTCCAATCTTCAAAAGACAAAATTTGAGGTATTTTCTGGTATACCAAATAGTGAACCCGAGGATGCTATCGACCTTTTTCCTAAGATTAGATTAAATCCACAGAATGAACTTTATTTATTATTTTCTGATAAATCAAAAGAAGGTAGGTTGTCAATACTTAAAAATGAAGAAAATATCAAACCAACGATAATTGATTTTTTTCCAAAGAATAATCAAAAAGAGGTATTGCTGCCTCAAGCTCTGCAATTAAAATTTAATGAAACTGTACTTAAGAATTCTGGAAACATAACAATAACTGATACCGAAAATAACTCTGTTTTTGAAACTATAAACGTAAATTCAAATAATGTGAGTGTTACCAATGGTATTGTTACTATTAAATCTTCACAAAATTTCGAATTTAATAAAACTTATTCTGTAACGATAGATGAAAATACTTTTAAGGATGCACAAGGGTTAAGTTACGATGGAATCTCAAACTTATCAATGTGGAATTTTTCAACTATAGTGGTATCTCCTTCTGGAAATTCAACAGATTTAAAACTATGGCTTAAAGCAGATAAAGGTTTAAGCCTGTCAAACGAAAACACAGTTATTAGTTGGCAAGATCAATCTTTTAATAATTTTTTTGCAGAGGCTTTGGTGCCACCGCTAAAAATGGAAAATTCTATCAATAATAATCCTACAGTTAAGTTTAATGGAGAATCTTCCGTATTGAAAATAGGAGCAAGTGTATTAGGAACAAAAACATATTCTGATGTTTGGGTTTATGCTTTAGTTAAAAATGATAATAAAGATGAATCTAATACATTATTTAGTGAAATGATGGAAGAAAATGAACAGTTTTCTTCCAAACTGCCTCATAGTGATGGTAAAGTTTATTTCGATTTTGCCAAACCTGCGTTAGGAGGTATTTTTTCTAATGATACATTGATAAAATTGAACCAGCCTACCTTGTGGACATTGTCTACAAGTACTTCTAAAGATACACCTTCTGGTTTTAGAAGAGAGATTTCTAAAAATGGAGAACGCATAGCTAATGATGATATTAATATTTCTTCTAACTTTAAGACCGGAAGTAATGGAAATTTTTATCTAGGAGCTCAAAATGAGGTGGATTTTACTACTAATTATTTTGGGGGAGAAATTGCAGAACTAATAATATATGGTGTAAAACCAACTGCGATTGAACAACAAAAAATTCAAAGCTACTTGGCCATAAAGTATGGATTAACATTAGATGCTAAAGATAATTCTTCAAAATATATTGAAGGTAACTATTTGGACAGTGAAGGTAATTTGATTTGGAACTCTGAAGAAAACAGTCAATTTCATAATGATATAACAGTTATTGCTAAAGATGATGCATCAGAATTATATCAACATAAATCTAAAAGTATAAACAAAGATGCTGTATTAACTATAGAAAGCACAACAGATATAGAACAAGATAAAAGTAGTTTAGCTATTGGCAGTAATGGTCTTGATTTAGTTTTAACTAGAGAAAACTCTATAAAAGGCTATAAGACTTCTGATAGAATTTGGAAATTTCAAAAAAAGGGTATAGTAAATGAAATTAATTTGAGTTTTAATATTTTAGATAATTCTGGTTTGTTAAATGATTATGAGTTGATCATTAATAGTAATGAACCTATATTTTCTTTATCAAATCAAACAGCTATTTTAGCTTCTAGTATTTCAGAAACTGAAATATCATTTACAAACGTAATGTTGCCAAATAGTGGTTATTTTGTGATAAGAGAATATCAAAATCCTCCAAATATTTTAGAGCTATTACCTAGTAATAACAAAATAGAAGTTTCTTTAGAAAAAAATTTAGAAATTTTATTTAGTAAAAACGTGTTTAAAAATAATGGGAATATAACTATTTATAATTCAGAGGATGATAGCGTTTTTGAAGAGATAAATGTAAACTCTAATAATATTACAATAGAAGGAAATAAGGTTGTAATCAACCCAGTTTTAAATTTTGAATATAGTAAGACTTATTATTTACTTTTAGATGAAGGCGTTTTTATAGATAGTAATAACGAGAACTTTCAAGGTGTTTTAGAATCTGATTTTTGGAGTTTTAGCAGTAAAATTTTTGCACCATCTGGTAATAACAATGGCTTGCTACTTTGGTTAAAGGCAAATGATGGTATAGATAAGAATTCTAATAACGAAGTTTTAAGTTGGTCAGACAAATCTGTAAATAAAAGCAAAGCAACACCAGTTGGCCTTCCAAAAATCATAGAGAATGATGTTAACTTTAATCCGTCATTGGTCATAAACACTAATAATGCAGTAGAAATTTTGGAGGGTATTTTTAAAACAAATAATTATTCAGATATTTGGATTTACACTGTTGCGAATCCAAAAACGATTAAAGCAGCGACTTTATTTAATGAAAATCTTTTAGAAAATGAAAACTTATTTTTAGAATTTCCTACAAGCGAAGGTAGTATAAACTTTAATTATGGTAGCGATTCTAGTATTGCTAGTAACAGTGGTTCTGTACCTATAAATGAGCCTTCTATATGGACAATTTCTTCTACAACAAATACAAACACACCAAGTAAATTTAGAAAAAGTATTTCTAGAAATGGGTTTTATATAGCTTTTAGTAATAATGATAATTCTACTAATTTTAAAACAGGAAATAATAATGATTTTTCTATTGGTTTTAAGAGGGAAGAGGATGTTTTAGAACAATTTTTTGATGGAACTCTATCAGAATTAATTATTTATACACAAAAGCCTTCTGCTCAAGAACAACAAAAAATAGAAACCTATTTAGCCATTAAATATGGTATTACATTGCAAATTCTAGATTCTAATAATAGTATTGTTGAGGGTAATTATGTAAATAGTGATAATGAAGTTATTTGGGATTATGAGTTAAATAAAGAATATCACAATGATATATTAGCCGTTACTAAAGACACTGTTTCTAATTTTAACCAATTTAAATCCAAAAGTATAAATACAAGCGCAATTTTAACGTTAGAAACTTATTCTAAAATAAAAAATGATAAAAGTGCTGTGGTGATAGGTAATAATAATAAGCCAGTATTTTTTTCTTCTAATAATTCTAAATTAAGTTACAAAACTTTAGATAGAATATGGAAAACACAAACGATTGGAAGTGTAGGAGATGTAGAGCTAAGTTTTAATATACCAAATAATTCTGGAGTTTTAAGTGATTATAAACTTTTGGTTAATAAAGAAAATACAAATTTTGCTATAGATTTAGTTAGTTATGAAGCAGTAGATATATCTGATAATAAAGTCTCATTTTCTGTTACTCTTGATAGCGAAACCTATTTTACCTTAGAAGAGTTTCAAAACCCACCAACTGTTGTTTCTATTTCACCAGAATCATCTTCTAATGATGTTGCGCCTAATAGTAGCTTTAACATTCTTTTTAATGAAGAAGTAAAGAAAGGAGACGGATTTATCTCTATATTTAATTCAAAGGATGAATTTTTAATAGAAGAAATAGATGTTTTATCTTCTAATGTTAGTGTACTTGGTAAATCTGTAAATATTAAACCTAAAAAAATATTAGATTACAATAAAAACTATTACGTGGTAGTAGATAGAGGTAGTTTTAAAGATTTAAATGATGTAGACTTTGAGGGTTTATTAAAAGAGTTTGATTGGAATTTTTCTACAGAATTAAATATAGCACCAAGCTTTGTTTCTGAGCCTTTAATATCTATCGAAGAAAATAGAGAATATGTTTACAATATCAAAGTAAATGATGAAGATTTTGATTTTGTAGGTGTCTCAGCAGAAGCCCTACCAACATGGTTGTCTTTAGAAAAAGATTTTAATCTTACAACTCTTGCAGGTTATGCTCCAGGTTTTGAAAATGACATAGGTGCAAATGCAAAGTTTTTATCTCCTAAATCTATTGCCATATCAAGAGATGGTAACATATTTGTAGTAGATAATAATAATTCAATAAGAAGAATTGATGCTAATGCTAATGTAACTACTTATGCAGGTAAAAATTCACCAGGTTTTAAAGATGGTAATGCTAATGATGCACAATTTAATTCTCCTCAAGCTATAACAGTTGGCAGAGATGGCTCAATTTATATTGCAGACACCAATAATCATCTTATTAGAAAAGTAACTAAAGATAAAAAAGTAATTACATTAACAGAAAATAACAACCCAAATGAATCAATTTTTAACTTTCCAAAAGGAATAGCTGTTGATTCAGATAATAATGTTTATGTCTCAGATACAGGAAATCATAGTATAAAAAAAATAACTACAGACGGTAATGTAATTACTATCGCAGGATCTGGTTCTTCTGGAAGTATAGATGGTGAAGGAACTAATGCAGAGTTTAACTCTCCTGGTGGAATAGCAATAGATTTTTTTGGTAATATTTATGTAGCAGATACAGGTAACAATAAAATTAGAAAAATAGATAAAAACAATAATGTAATTACTATTGCAGGTTCTGTAGAATCTGGATATAAAGATGATGAAGGTATTAATGCTAGTTTTAATAGACCTAACTCATTAATTGTGAATTTAAATAATGAAGTTTACGTTGTAGATAGTGGTAATAATAAAATTAGAAAAATAGATAATAATAATAATAATAACGTAACTACCATGTCTTTAAATATAACTTTTTTAGAAGAAGACTTGTCTAATCCTTCGAGTATAGCTATTGGAGTTAATGGTGCTTTTTTTGTTGCAGATTCAAATAATCATACTATTCGTAGTATTTCTGAAAATTATTTTTTAGAAGGAATTCCTGACAGTACTAGTTCCTTAAACAACAATATTACTTTATTAGCAACAGATTATAAAGGAGAATCAATTGCTCAGAATTTCTCTATTGAGGTAATTAAAGATGAAACTGAACCGCTAGTTGAATTTTTGTCTCCAACTATTAATGATAAGAATGTTATTAGTACTAACGAATTAATTATAGGTTTTAATGAAAATGTTATAAAGCAAAATGGAAACATAACTTTGTTTGAAATAACGGAATCAAAAAATATTGAAGTAGAGAAAATTGCAGTAAGTGCAGCTAACGTAAAAATAACGGGAATGTTTGTGAATATAAAATTAACAAATAAGTTAAAGTTAGATACAGAGTATTTTATCACTATAGACCCTAATACGTTTACCAATTTAAGTAAAATTTCTTTTCCTGGTATTGAAAGTGATGTTTGGAAATTTAAGACGCAAACCTTAATAAGTCCAACTTTTATATCCACACCAAAATTAAGTGCGTTAGTAGATGAAGAATATTTATATGAGGTAGATCTAGAACATCCAGTAAAAGGTTTAGTAAGTGTTACTAGTAATAATTTACCAGATTGGTTGTCAATAGAAAATAATTATAAAGCACAAACTATTGCAGAAGCAGGGAGTAGTGGTTCAATAAATAGTACTTCAGCCAATGCTACATTTATTTTACCATCAGGTATAGCAATAGATAAAAATGGAATTATTTATGTTATGGACACTTATGCAAGGAATATTAGAAGAATTTATACAAACGAGACAGTAGATGTTTTTGTTGGTGATGGTCTTTTTGGAGATAAAGATGGTATAGGTATAGAAGCATCGTTTTCTTTTCCATTAGATATTGGTTTTGGTGTAGATAATATATTATATTGTGTAGACTTTTTTACAGGTAAATTAAAGAAAATTTCTTTAGAGGGTAAGGTAACAACTTTTGTGGAAGGTTTAGACAGGCCTGGTGCAATTACAATTGCGAATGATGGTGTAATTTATATTGCAGAGTTTGATAAAATAACTAAAATATATTTAGATGGTTCTAAGGAGATATTGGTAAGCAATATTACTGATATAGAAGATTTAGCTGTAGATAGTAATGGTTTAATCTATGCAATTGATAGACTTAATGATAGAATTTTAAAAATTACTGCTGATGGTCAAGTGTCTGTCTTTGCTGGTAGAGGTACTTTTGGAGACGAGGATGGTAAAGGTATAGAGGCTGCTTTCTCTTCTCCAAAATCTATATTTATAACATCAGATAATACTATATATGTAGCTGATACAGGTAATCAAAAAATAAAAACCATTACAACTGATGGGGTTGTAAGTTCATTAACAAATAGTCTTTCTACAGATTTTATTAGAGACTTTACTCTAAATAGTAAAGGAGATTTTTTATTTATTGATAATAAAATTATAAAAAAATTAGAAAGAAAAATAATCTTAAAGGGTTTACCATCAGTAGATAATATAGGAAGTTATGATATAGTTCTTAATGCCAAGGGATTGAATGGGGGAGAGAGCAATCAAGAATTTGTAATAAATGTAGAAGAGGTTTTAAGTTTAAATGATGAGTTTTTAAAAGATGTTTTAATATACCCAAATCCAACAAAAGATCAATTAAACGTCATAATTCCTAACTCTATAGAATTAAATTCTACTTTACTTTTTGATATAAATGGTAGGCTCGTAAAATCTTTTAAGAGCGTTTATAAACATATTAGTTTAGCTGATGTTAAAGCTGGTATATACTTACTTAAGATTGAGACATCTAAAGGAATTCTGATTAAAAAAATAACTAAAATTTAA
- a CDS encoding NUDIX domain-containing protein, with translation MDELIDILTPKGEFTGKTALKSEAHKNGWFHATVHIWLFTSDKKILLQKRALTKKVFPGLWDISVAGHIGAGEAILTSAKREVFEEIGLELEEKDLIKIGTRIHQVKHKNGIQDNEHHHVFIAELKVPISTLKIQVEEVDAIKLFDLSILKDTKNLENVLLSRFNEYYVSVYNKIIELLNLQKF, from the coding sequence TTGGACGAACTAATCGATATTTTAACTCCTAAAGGAGAATTTACAGGAAAAACAGCTTTAAAATCTGAAGCTCATAAAAATGGTTGGTTTCATGCAACTGTGCATATTTGGCTTTTTACTTCGGATAAAAAAATATTGCTTCAAAAAAGAGCACTCACTAAAAAAGTGTTTCCTGGCTTGTGGGATATTTCTGTAGCAGGACATATTGGAGCTGGAGAAGCAATTTTAACCTCAGCAAAAAGAGAAGTTTTTGAAGAAATTGGTTTGGAATTAGAAGAAAAAGACCTCATCAAAATAGGAACAAGAATTCATCAAGTAAAACACAAAAACGGAATTCAAGACAATGAACATCATCATGTTTTTATTGCTGAATTAAAAGTTCCTATATCAACCTTAAAAATTCAAGTTGAAGAAGTTGATGCTATTAAACTCTTTGATCTATCAATTTTAAAAGACACAAAAAACCTTGAAAACGTTTTGCTTTCAAGGTTTAATGAATATTATGTTTCTGTGTATAATAAAATTATTGAATTATTAAATTTACAAAAGTTTTAA
- a CDS encoding acyl-CoA thioesterase — protein MIKDFKQISESQVSITQLMLPSHSNFSGKIHGGHILNLMDQIAFACASKHSGNYCVTASVNKVDFLNPIEVGELVTLKASINFTGRTSMVVGLRVESENIRTGTKKHCNSSYFTMVAKDEHGKSAPIPGIILTSKQEIRRFARSITRQQEGKNRTSRFHSKTFKVDDYLHLFETSNSKIDLKDN, from the coding sequence ATGATTAAAGATTTTAAACAAATTAGCGAATCTCAAGTTAGCATCACACAGCTAATGTTACCTTCACATTCTAACTTTAGTGGTAAAATTCATGGAGGACATATTTTAAATTTAATGGATCAAATTGCATTTGCTTGCGCCTCAAAACATTCAGGAAATTATTGTGTAACTGCCTCTGTAAATAAAGTAGATTTTTTAAACCCGATTGAAGTTGGTGAACTTGTTACTTTAAAAGCATCCATTAATTTTACAGGACGAACTTCTATGGTTGTAGGTTTACGAGTAGAATCTGAAAACATAAGAACAGGAACTAAAAAACATTGTAATTCCTCTTATTTTACAATGGTAGCCAAAGATGAACATGGAAAAAGCGCACCAATTCCTGGCATTATTTTAACGTCAAAACAAGAAATAAGACGTTTTGCAAGAAGTATTACAAGACAGCAAGAAGGTAAAAACAGAACCTCTCGTTTTCATAGTAAAACGTTTAAAGTAGATGATTATTTGCATCTTTTTGAAACTAGCAATTCTAAAATCGACTTAAAAGACAACTAA
- a CDS encoding T9SS type A sorting domain-containing protein — protein MIKKLPFILCMLIAISLSAQTNTITIDWTFGSNPNASGNANTIRTIEVGDTVTWNWTATGTHNVNSLDSSNETFESTFMTTGGSFSYTFTSVGVNSFQCDPHLGSMFGTITVVAEGALSTQSFDALSTISMYPNPTEANLNFDFQIQNIEKLDVKIFNLLGKEVLTKQISKNDASIIVSNLNSGIYVVRITSLNGENSITKRFVKR, from the coding sequence ATGATTAAAAAATTACCTTTTATTTTATGTATGTTAATTGCTATTAGTTTGTCAGCGCAAACAAATACAATTACCATCGATTGGACTTTTGGGTCAAACCCAAATGCAAGTGGAAATGCAAATACCATCAGAACTATAGAGGTTGGTGACACTGTTACATGGAATTGGACAGCAACTGGAACTCATAATGTAAATAGTTTAGATTCTTCAAACGAAACTTTTGAAAGTACGTTTATGACAACTGGAGGTTCGTTTTCTTATACTTTTACATCAGTAGGAGTCAACAGTTTTCAATGTGATCCTCATTTAGGTTCTATGTTTGGAACAATAACTGTTGTGGCAGAAGGCGCCTTAAGCACGCAGTCTTTTGATGCTTTAAGTACAATTTCTATGTATCCAAACCCAACAGAAGCCAATCTTAATTTCGATTTTCAAATTCAAAATATCGAGAAATTAGATGTTAAAATATTTAATTTATTGGGTAAAGAAGTTTTGACGAAGCAAATATCTAAAAATGATGCTTCAATAATAGTTTCAAATTTAAATAGTGGAATTTACGTTGTAAGAATTACCTCTTTAAATGGTGAAAATTCTATAACAAAACGTTTTGTGAAAAGATAA
- a CDS encoding GlmU family protein, with product MNYILFDGDVRKSLLPFTYTRPVADIRIGILTIREKWEKYLNITTTTITEEYLEEKYPMVELEENILINASFCPTKSLVKKVKNLSKNEAIFKGDDVIAFFTSDSQEEVNFEDYKHIEFDEEIIQIKNTWDIFSFNYEAIQQDFDLLTEDRTSQSIPEGTRYINKENIFIEEGAKITFATLNASEGPIYIGKDAVIMENTTVRGPFAMCEHAELKIGAKIYGGTTLGPYCKVGGEVGNSVLMGYSSKGHDGYLGNSVLGEWCNLGADTNTSNLKNNYAEVKLWDYETGRFAKTGLQFCGLMMGDHSKCGINTMFNTGTVVGVSANIFGSGFPRNFIPSFSWGGAAGFTEYKTNKVYEVATVVMQRRKIVFGEVDQRILEHVFNETAQYRNY from the coding sequence ATGAATTATATTCTTTTTGATGGCGATGTTAGAAAATCGCTATTACCTTTTACATATACAAGACCAGTTGCAGATATTAGAATAGGTATTTTAACCATTAGAGAAAAATGGGAAAAATATTTAAATATAACAACGACAACAATTACAGAGGAGTATTTGGAGGAAAAATATCCGATGGTTGAGTTGGAAGAAAATATTTTGATAAATGCCTCTTTTTGTCCAACAAAAAGCTTGGTTAAAAAAGTAAAAAACTTATCTAAAAACGAAGCTATTTTTAAAGGTGATGATGTCATTGCTTTTTTTACTTCAGACTCTCAAGAAGAAGTAAATTTTGAGGATTACAAACATATTGAGTTCGACGAAGAAATTATCCAAATAAAAAATACTTGGGATATTTTTTCCTTTAATTACGAAGCCATTCAGCAAGATTTTGACTTGCTTACAGAAGACAGAACATCGCAATCAATTCCTGAAGGAACAAGGTATATTAACAAAGAAAATATTTTTATTGAAGAGGGAGCTAAAATTACTTTTGCAACTTTAAACGCTTCTGAAGGACCAATTTATATTGGTAAAGATGCAGTTATTATGGAAAATACTACTGTTAGAGGTCCGTTTGCAATGTGTGAGCATGCTGAATTAAAAATCGGTGCAAAAATTTATGGAGGAACAACATTAGGCCCTTACTGTAAAGTTGGTGGCGAAGTTGGTAACTCAGTTTTAATGGGATATTCAAGCAAAGGTCATGATGGTTATTTAGGGAATTCAGTTTTAGGCGAATGGTGTAATTTAGGTGCAGATACAAACACATCTAACTTAAAAAATAATTATGCAGAAGTAAAATTATGGGATTATGAAACTGGCAGATTTGCAAAAACAGGTTTGCAGTTTTGTGGTTTAATGATGGGCGATCACTCAAAATGTGGCATCAATACTATGTTTAATACAGGAACTGTAGTTGGAGTTTCTGCAAACATTTTTGGAAGTGGATTTCCACGAAATTTTATTCCGTCTTTTAGTTGGGGAGGAGCTGCTGGTTTTACAGAATATAAAACCAATAAAGTTTATGAAGTTGCCACTGTTGTTATGCAACGTAGAAAAATAGTTTTTGGTGAAGTTGATCAACGAATTTTAGAACATGTTTTTAACGAAACTGCTCAATATAGAAATTATTAG